Proteins from one Streptomyces sp. NBC_00390 genomic window:
- a CDS encoding sec-independent translocase has product MFNDIGGLELAALVVLAVLIFGPDKLPKLIQDVTRTIRKIRAFSESAKEDIRSELGPEFKDFEFEDLNPKAYLRKQLAENEDLKDLKELRSSFDLKKEIEEVADAVNGTERADAPGTSVPAAVGGSATGAPDLLKKREKLDRDERPPFDADAT; this is encoded by the coding sequence GTGTTCAACGACATAGGCGGACTGGAGCTGGCGGCGCTCGTCGTCCTCGCCGTGCTCATCTTCGGCCCCGACAAGCTGCCGAAGCTCATCCAGGACGTCACCCGCACGATCCGGAAGATCCGTGCGTTCTCGGAGAGCGCCAAGGAGGACATCCGCAGCGAGCTGGGTCCGGAGTTCAAGGACTTCGAGTTCGAGGACCTCAATCCCAAGGCGTATCTCCGCAAGCAGCTCGCGGAGAACGAGGATCTGAAGGACCTCAAGGAGCTGCGCAGCAGCTTCGATCTCAAGAAGGAGATCGAAGAAGTCGCCGACGCCGTCAACGGCACGGAGCGCGCCGACGCGCCCGGCACCTCGGTTCCCGCCGCCGTGGGAGGCTCGGCGACCGGCGCCCCCGACCTGCTCAAGAAGCGCGAAAAGCTTGATCGGGACGAGCGCCCGCCGTTCGACGCAGACGCCACCTGA
- a CDS encoding S1C family serine protease produces MNDGKPTGAKAKWWSRPSAGSGSASGPEAPAPEEAQHTQQDPLAAPAAADAPTAHAETTAALTDTTAHTDTTVRMDTTVPADSVPAAVTEPVSRPQPLHAPDPYSTPPYGGPGPWAPAPPVQRPVPTPAHGTPVPQQYMAPGAPQPQPPQPLRQPPHVTQPLPPQAPPPQDRPQPLSSVWLQYDPWSAPGQPLTHHGEPVKKRRRGPLLIGAVVLALAAGGTGGAIGAYIERNGGITQVELPQAGHESGDRAPDSVAGIAASALPSVVTLHVSGGEEQGTGTGFVLDREGHILTNNHVVDPAGSSGDISVTFSGGETADATLVGKDSGYDLAVVKVTGVSGLKPLPLGNSDNVRVGDPVVAIGAPFDLQNTVTSGIISAKERPITAGGEKGDGSDISYVDALQTDAPINPGNSGGPLVDAKARVIGINSAIRAADSGAGADGGQAGSIGLGFAIPINQGKRVAEELINTGKATHPVIGVSLDMKFTGDGARVGEKGKDGAPAVTPGGPAAKAGIEPGDVITKVDGQRVHSGEELIVKIRAHRPGDRLELTLERGDAERTMTLTLGSADSS; encoded by the coding sequence ATGAACGACGGGAAGCCCACCGGAGCGAAGGCGAAGTGGTGGAGCCGCCCCAGCGCGGGCAGCGGCAGCGCCTCCGGACCGGAGGCGCCCGCCCCCGAGGAAGCACAGCACACGCAGCAGGACCCGCTGGCGGCGCCGGCGGCAGCAGACGCGCCGACGGCACACGCGGAAACCACGGCAGCGCTCACGGACACCACAGCGCATACCGACACCACCGTGCGCATGGACACCACCGTGCCGGCGGACTCCGTGCCGGCGGCCGTCACCGAGCCGGTGAGCCGCCCGCAGCCGCTGCACGCCCCTGACCCGTACAGCACTCCGCCGTACGGCGGCCCCGGGCCGTGGGCGCCCGCACCCCCCGTACAGCGGCCGGTGCCGACGCCCGCGCACGGCACGCCCGTGCCGCAGCAGTACATGGCACCGGGGGCACCCCAGCCCCAGCCGCCGCAGCCCCTGCGCCAGCCGCCTCATGTGACCCAGCCGCTGCCGCCGCAGGCTCCCCCGCCCCAGGACCGGCCGCAGCCGCTGTCGTCGGTGTGGCTCCAGTACGACCCGTGGAGCGCCCCCGGGCAGCCGCTCACCCACCACGGTGAGCCGGTGAAGAAGCGCCGGCGTGGCCCGCTGCTGATCGGCGCGGTCGTGCTGGCCCTGGCCGCGGGTGGTACGGGCGGCGCGATCGGCGCGTACATCGAGCGCAACGGCGGCATCACCCAGGTCGAACTGCCGCAGGCCGGGCACGAGAGCGGCGACCGCGCGCCCGACAGCGTGGCGGGCATCGCCGCCAGCGCCCTGCCGAGCGTGGTCACCCTCCATGTCAGCGGCGGCGAAGAGCAGGGCACCGGCACCGGCTTCGTACTCGACCGTGAGGGGCACATCCTCACCAACAACCACGTCGTCGATCCGGCGGGCTCCTCCGGCGACATCTCGGTCACGTTCAGCGGCGGCGAGACCGCCGACGCGACGCTGGTGGGCAAGGACAGCGGCTACGACCTCGCCGTCGTCAAGGTGACCGGCGTCTCCGGCCTCAAGCCGCTGCCGCTCGGCAACTCCGACAACGTCCGGGTCGGCGATCCGGTGGTCGCCATCGGAGCACCCTTCGACCTTCAGAACACCGTGACCTCCGGCATCATCAGCGCCAAGGAGCGTCCCATCACGGCGGGCGGCGAGAAGGGCGACGGCAGCGACATCAGCTATGTCGACGCGCTCCAGACCGACGCCCCGATAAACCCCGGCAACTCCGGCGGCCCGCTGGTCGACGCCAAGGCGCGGGTCATCGGGATCAACAGCGCCATCCGGGCCGCGGACAGCGGCGCCGGCGCCGACGGGGGCCAGGCCGGGTCCATCGGCCTCGGCTTCGCGATCCCCATCAACCAGGGCAAGCGCGTCGCCGAAGAGCTGATCAACACCGGCAAGGCCACGCACCCGGTGATCGGCGTCAGCCTCGACATGAAGTTCACCGGCGACGGCGCACGCGTCGGCGAGAAGGGCAAGGACGGCGCCCCGGCCGTCACGCCGGGCGGGCCCGCTGCCAAGGCGGGCATCGAACCGGGCGACGTCATCACCAAGGTCGACGGCCAGCGGGTGCACAGTGGTGAGGAGCTGATCGTCAAGATCCGCGCCCACCGCCCCGGCGACCGGCTGGAGCTGACCCTGGAGCGCGGTGACGCCGAGCGGACGATGACGCTCACCCTCGGCTCCGCCGACAGCAGCTGA
- a CDS encoding zf-HC2 domain-containing protein — protein MSGTSPTPAEQHLGDRLAALVDGELSHDVRDRVLAHLATCPKCKAEADAQRRLKSVFAQAAPPPLSEGLLARLQGLPAGPAGSDDDDQAGPFGGRRSADGVFGALKPSAGHTRDPRAETFGYVPGGAHAAVLPGGGSGFRIHEVGRAEAERSPWLGRRFAFAAASAVSFAAIALGGAIPLDAVTDSSARGQGPGKVTPLRTAGPAAATGSQGGTAAARGADSERRRTGGSGAVLPQTRTVAATAPGEPAGEPPSRPFAASLLAPSTASLSPLIRPTGSTFQPATAPGVTPSTSPVPTDLARPTRPSVSQLR, from the coding sequence GTGAGCGGCACCAGTCCCACCCCCGCGGAGCAGCATCTGGGGGACCGGCTCGCCGCCCTGGTGGACGGTGAGCTCAGTCATGACGTCCGGGACCGGGTACTGGCCCATCTGGCCACCTGTCCCAAGTGCAAGGCCGAGGCAGACGCCCAGCGCCGGCTGAAGAGCGTGTTCGCCCAGGCCGCCCCGCCGCCGCTCTCCGAGGGGCTTCTCGCGCGGCTTCAAGGGCTCCCCGCGGGCCCCGCGGGGAGCGATGACGACGACCAGGCAGGACCCTTCGGCGGACGGCGCAGCGCCGACGGAGTCTTCGGAGCGCTGAAACCGTCCGCGGGGCATACGCGCGACCCCCGCGCGGAGACGTTCGGCTACGTCCCCGGGGGCGCCCACGCGGCCGTCCTGCCCGGGGGCGGGAGCGGCTTCCGGATCCACGAGGTGGGCCGCGCGGAGGCCGAGCGTTCGCCGTGGCTCGGCCGCCGGTTCGCCTTCGCGGCGGCCAGCGCGGTCTCCTTCGCCGCGATCGCGCTGGGCGGCGCCATCCCCCTGGACGCCGTGACGGACAGCAGCGCCAGGGGACAGGGCCCTGGCAAGGTCACTCCGCTGCGTACGGCGGGACCGGCCGCTGCCACAGGCTCCCAGGGCGGGACGGCCGCCGCGCGGGGCGCCGACTCCGAGCGCCGTCGCACCGGCGGCAGCGGCGCGGTCCTGCCGCAGACCCGGACGGTCGCGGCCACCGCACCCGGGGAGCCCGCGGGCGAGCCGCCGAGCCGGCCGTTCGCGGCCTCGCTGCTGGCCCCGTCCACCGCTTCCCTGTCGCCGCTGATACGCCCGACGGGTTCGACGTTCCAGCCGGCGACGGCGCCCGGAGTCACCCCGAGCACCAGCCCGGTCCCCACGGATCTCGCGCGCCCGACGCGGCCTTCCGTGTCGCAACTGCGCTGA
- the sigE gene encoding RNA polymerase sigma factor SigE, producing the protein MVGAPLDTTRADRGGAAAAADRGGVLRRLLRSAGEPKSVTKTADSSLPTEPVATATFASDAESQAWTPPTWEEIVSTHSARVYRLAYRLTGNQHDAEDLTQEVFVRVFRSLSTYTPGTFEGWLHRITTNLFLDMVRRKQRIRFDALGDDAAERLPSREPSPQQVFNDSHFDADVQQALDTLAPEFRAAVVLCDIEGLSYEEIAATLGVKLGTVRSRIHRGRSHLRKALQHRSPEARAEQQRSLAGVVGLAGEGGSA; encoded by the coding sequence ATGGTAGGGGCTCCGCTGGATACCACCAGAGCCGACAGGGGAGGTGCGGCTGCAGCTGCGGATCGGGGAGGGGTGCTCAGGCGCCTTCTCAGGTCGGCGGGTGAGCCGAAATCCGTGACCAAGACCGCTGACAGTTCTCTGCCGACCGAACCCGTAGCCACCGCGACCTTCGCATCGGACGCGGAATCGCAGGCATGGACTCCGCCCACCTGGGAGGAGATCGTCAGCACGCACAGCGCCCGGGTCTACCGCCTGGCCTACCGCCTGACCGGGAACCAGCACGACGCCGAGGACCTCACCCAGGAGGTCTTCGTCCGTGTCTTCCGCTCGCTGTCGACGTACACGCCGGGCACCTTCGAGGGCTGGCTCCACAGGATCACCACCAACCTCTTCCTGGACATGGTCCGCCGCAAGCAGCGGATCCGCTTCGACGCGCTGGGTGACGATGCCGCGGAGCGGCTGCCCAGCCGCGAGCCGTCCCCGCAGCAGGTCTTCAACGACAGCCACTTCGACGCGGATGTCCAGCAGGCGCTGGACACGCTCGCCCCCGAGTTCCGCGCCGCCGTGGTGCTCTGTGACATCGAGGGACTGTCGTACGAGGAGATCGCCGCGACCCTGGGCGTGAAGCTCGGCACCGTCCGCAGCCGTATCCACCGTGGCCGTTCCCATCTGCGCAAGGCCCTGCAGCACCGCTCGCCGGAGGCCCGTGCGGAGCAGCAGCGTTCCCTGGCGGGTGTGGTCGGCCTGGCGGGGGAGGGCGGGTCGGCGTGA
- a CDS encoding O-methyltransferase, whose product MQSASRQLRGQERVITANRQTSWAFADAFVAEDDALRWARERARESGLSSVSPGTGAALRLLAATTDAKAVAEIGTGTGVSGIYLLQGMRPDGVLTTVDLEPERQQFAREAFRAAGFAANRARFIPGGALDVLPRLADGGYDLVFCDGDRAESLDYLAESLRLLRPGGLVCFEGVFADGRTVDSAAQPVEVLRLRELLRAVRESHELLSTLLPVGDGLLCAVRRS is encoded by the coding sequence ATACAGTCAGCGTCGCGCCAACTACGGGGACAGGAGAGGGTCATTACCGCCAACCGGCAGACGAGCTGGGCGTTCGCCGACGCCTTTGTCGCCGAGGACGACGCTCTGCGCTGGGCCCGCGAGCGGGCCCGGGAGTCAGGGCTGTCCTCGGTGTCACCGGGCACCGGCGCCGCGCTGCGACTGCTGGCTGCCACGACGGACGCCAAGGCGGTGGCCGAGATCGGGACCGGCACCGGCGTCTCGGGAATCTATCTGCTCCAGGGCATGCGCCCGGACGGCGTACTGACCACGGTGGACCTGGAGCCGGAACGGCAGCAGTTCGCCCGCGAGGCCTTCCGCGCGGCCGGCTTCGCCGCGAACCGGGCGCGTTTCATCCCGGGCGGTGCGCTGGACGTGCTGCCGCGGCTCGCGGACGGCGGCTACGACCTCGTGTTCTGCGACGGTGACCGTGCGGAGTCGCTCGACTACCTCGCTGAATCGTTGCGCCTGCTGCGTCCGGGCGGCCTGGTCTGCTTCGAGGGCGTCTTCGCCGACGGCCGTACGGTCGACTCCGCGGCACAGCCCGTCGAGGTACTGCGGCTGCGCGAACTGCTGCGCGCGGTACGGGAGAGCCATGAGTTGCTCTCGACGCTGCTCCCGGTGGGCGACGGCCTGCTCTGCGCGGTCCGCCGCAGCTGA
- a CDS encoding DUF3117 domain-containing protein, translated as MAAMKPRTGDGPLEVTKEGRGIVMRVPLEGGGRLVVELTPDEADALGDALKKVVG; from the coding sequence ATGGCGGCCATGAAGCCGCGGACGGGCGACGGCCCGCTCGAGGTGACCAAGGAGGGGCGGGGCATCGTCATGCGCGTTCCGCTCGAAGGCGGCGGTCGGCTTGTCGTCGAGCTGACTCCGGACGAAGCGGATGCACTCGGTGACGCCCTGAAGAAGGTTGTCGGCTGA
- a CDS encoding enoyl-CoA hydratase/isomerase family protein: protein MADSVLYDVSDGLATITINRPEAMNAMNVEAKVALRDAAQAAAADTSVRAVLLTATGRAFCVGQDLKEHVGLLIAAHESGSGEVMNTVKEHYNPIVRALTEMPKPVVAGVNGVAAGAGFGFALAADYRVVADTAKFNTSFAGVALTADSGMSWTLPRLVGHSRAADLMLFPRSISAQEAYELGIVNKLVPADDLAAEAHAVARALADGPTVSYASLKESLAYGADHSLSEALDKEEELQAKAGASEDHTIAVKAFLAKEPPKYVGR, encoded by the coding sequence ATGGCCGACTCCGTGCTGTACGACGTGAGCGACGGACTTGCGACGATCACGATCAACCGGCCCGAGGCGATGAACGCCATGAACGTGGAGGCCAAGGTGGCTCTGCGCGACGCAGCCCAGGCCGCCGCCGCAGACACTTCCGTACGTGCCGTACTGCTCACCGCGACCGGGCGCGCCTTCTGCGTGGGCCAGGACCTCAAGGAGCATGTGGGGCTGCTGATCGCGGCCCACGAGTCGGGCTCCGGCGAGGTGATGAACACCGTGAAGGAGCACTACAACCCGATCGTCCGGGCGCTGACCGAGATGCCGAAGCCCGTCGTGGCCGGCGTCAACGGAGTCGCCGCCGGCGCAGGGTTCGGCTTCGCGCTCGCCGCCGACTACCGCGTCGTGGCCGACACCGCCAAGTTCAACACCTCCTTCGCGGGCGTGGCGCTGACCGCCGACTCGGGGATGTCGTGGACGCTGCCCCGGCTGGTCGGCCACAGCCGCGCCGCCGATCTGATGCTGTTCCCGCGTTCGATCTCCGCACAGGAGGCGTACGAGCTGGGAATCGTGAACAAGCTGGTCCCGGCGGACGACCTGGCCGCCGAGGCCCACGCGGTCGCCCGGGCCCTGGCCGACGGCCCGACGGTCTCCTACGCGTCGCTGAAGGAGTCCCTCGCGTACGGCGCCGACCACTCGCTGAGCGAGGCACTCGACAAGGAGGAGGAGCTCCAGGCGAAGGCCGGCGCGTCCGAGGACCACACCATCGCGGTCAAGGCGTTCCTGGCCAAGGAACCGCCGAAGTACGTCGGCCGCTGA
- a CDS encoding DNA-3-methyladenine glycosylase I: protein MTGGAVAGPDGRLRCPWGLSTDDYVAYHDKEWGRPVHGDDALFERLCLEAFQSGLSWITILRRREGFRSAFADFKIASVAEFTDADKERLLTDEGIIRNRAKVEATLANARVLADWSAGELDALIWSYAPDAAKRPAPRSIADVAAVTDESTAMAKALKKRGLRFIGPTTAYALMQACGLVDDHLADCVFRGARA from the coding sequence GTGACCGGCGGGGCCGTGGCCGGTCCCGACGGCAGACTGCGCTGCCCCTGGGGGCTGTCGACGGACGACTATGTCGCGTACCACGACAAGGAGTGGGGCCGCCCCGTCCACGGCGACGACGCCCTGTTCGAACGGCTCTGCCTGGAGGCGTTCCAGTCCGGACTGTCCTGGATCACCATCCTGCGCCGCCGGGAGGGCTTTCGCAGTGCCTTCGCCGACTTCAAGATCGCCTCGGTGGCCGAGTTCACCGACGCCGACAAGGAGCGCCTGCTCACCGACGAGGGCATCATCCGCAACCGGGCCAAGGTCGAGGCGACCCTCGCCAACGCGCGCGTGCTCGCCGACTGGTCCGCCGGCGAGCTCGACGCCCTGATCTGGTCGTACGCCCCTGATGCCGCGAAGCGGCCGGCGCCGCGCTCCATCGCCGACGTAGCCGCGGTCACGGACGAGTCCACGGCGATGGCGAAGGCGCTCAAGAAGCGGGGCCTGCGCTTCATCGGCCCGACGACCGCCTACGCGCTCATGCAGGCCTGCGGTCTGGTCGACGACCATCTCGCCGACTGCGTCTTCCGCGGCGCCAGGGCCTGA
- a CDS encoding DivIVA domain-containing protein, with translation MFLFLLIAMVVVVAAVTLAVVGGGDSAALPEAAPEQLVDPLPAGRPLARADIDAVRLPIGVRGYRMADVDEVLTRLGAELAERDARIAELESALAGAQAGATGRPDLFTKPGEERDQ, from the coding sequence GTGTTCTTGTTCTTGCTGATCGCCATGGTCGTGGTGGTCGCCGCGGTCACCCTCGCCGTGGTCGGCGGCGGCGACAGCGCGGCCCTGCCGGAGGCGGCCCCCGAACAGCTGGTGGACCCGCTGCCGGCGGGCCGCCCGCTCGCCCGCGCCGACATCGACGCCGTACGGCTGCCCATCGGTGTGCGCGGCTACCGGATGGCGGACGTGGACGAGGTCCTCACCCGGCTGGGCGCGGAGCTCGCCGAGCGCGATGCGCGGATCGCCGAGCTCGAGTCGGCGCTGGCCGGTGCACAGGCCGGCGCCACGGGCCGCCCCGATCTGTTCACCAAGCCGGGCGAGGAGCGGGACCAGTGA
- the folP gene encoding dihydropteroate synthase — translation MLRLGGREFEAHEPVIMAIVNRTPDSFYDQGATFRDEPALSRVEQAIAEGAAIIDIGGVKAGPGEEVTAEEEARRTVGFVAEIRRRHPDVVISVDTWRRDVGEAVCEAGADVLNDAWGGVDPGLAEVAARYGAGLVCTHAGGAEPRTRPHRVAYDDVMADVLRVTLGLAERAVALGVRRDAIMIDPGHDFGKNTRHSLEATRRLDEMTATGWPVLVSLSNKDFVGESIDKPVKERLIGTLATTAVSAWLGAQVYRVHEVAETRQVLDMVAAIAGHRAPAVARRGLA, via the coding sequence ATGCTGCGGCTGGGCGGGCGTGAATTCGAGGCGCACGAACCGGTGATCATGGCGATCGTGAACCGGACGCCGGATTCCTTCTACGACCAGGGCGCGACGTTCCGTGACGAGCCCGCCCTCTCCCGTGTCGAGCAGGCGATCGCCGAGGGCGCCGCGATCATCGACATCGGCGGTGTGAAGGCCGGTCCGGGTGAGGAAGTGACGGCCGAGGAGGAGGCGCGGCGCACGGTCGGCTTCGTGGCAGAGATCCGCAGGCGCCACCCGGACGTCGTGATCAGTGTCGACACCTGGCGGCGCGACGTGGGCGAGGCCGTGTGCGAGGCGGGCGCCGATGTGCTGAACGACGCCTGGGGCGGTGTGGACCCGGGGCTGGCCGAGGTCGCCGCGCGATACGGAGCAGGGCTGGTGTGCACCCACGCGGGCGGCGCCGAGCCACGGACGCGGCCGCACCGGGTCGCGTACGACGATGTGATGGCGGATGTGCTGCGGGTGACGCTCGGGCTGGCCGAGCGGGCGGTCGCGCTGGGGGTCCGCCGGGACGCGATCATGATCGATCCCGGCCATGACTTCGGGAAGAACACCCGGCACAGCCTGGAGGCGACCCGCCGCCTGGACGAGATGACCGCGACGGGCTGGCCCGTGCTGGTCTCCCTGTCGAACAAGGACTTCGTCGGCGAGTCCATCGACAAACCGGTCAAGGAGCGTCTGATCGGCACGCTGGCGACCACCGCGGTCTCCGCGTGGCTGGGGGCGCAGGTCTACCGCGTCCACGAGGTCGCGGAGACCAGGCAGGTGCTGGACATGGTGGCGGCGATCGCGGGCCACCGCGCCCCGGCGGTCGCCCGCCGGGGACTCGCCTGA
- a CDS encoding TIGR00730 family Rossman fold protein, which produces MGNPEGLRAPEEQRQGPVLRRRDQVQEGTTDQRLLDTEGDSEWVHTDPWRVMRIQSEFVEGFGALAELPSAISVFGSARTVAGTPDYDAGVAIGRALVEAGFAVITGGGPGSMEAANKGAREARGISVGLGIELPFEQGLNPHVDIGVNFRYFFVRKTMFVKYAQGFVVLPGGLGTLDELFEALTLVQTRKVTRFPIVLFGTQYWGGLVDWLRNTVVAQGKASERDLLLFHVTDSVEEAVALVTKETAR; this is translated from the coding sequence ATGGGCAACCCCGAGGGATTGCGGGCGCCGGAGGAGCAGCGGCAGGGACCGGTACTGCGCCGTAGGGACCAGGTGCAGGAAGGCACGACCGATCAGCGGCTGCTGGACACCGAAGGCGACTCCGAGTGGGTGCACACCGATCCGTGGCGGGTCATGCGCATCCAGTCCGAGTTCGTGGAAGGCTTCGGTGCGCTTGCCGAACTCCCCAGTGCCATCAGCGTCTTCGGGTCCGCCCGGACCGTCGCCGGGACGCCGGACTACGACGCGGGGGTGGCCATCGGCCGGGCATTGGTCGAGGCCGGCTTCGCGGTGATCACGGGTGGCGGCCCGGGCTCGATGGAGGCCGCCAACAAGGGGGCGCGTGAGGCCAGGGGGATCTCGGTCGGACTCGGTATCGAGCTTCCCTTCGAGCAGGGCCTCAACCCGCACGTCGACATCGGCGTGAACTTCCGCTACTTCTTCGTCCGCAAGACGATGTTCGTGAAGTACGCGCAGGGCTTCGTGGTGCTGCCGGGCGGTCTCGGCACGCTGGACGAGCTGTTCGAGGCGCTCACCCTCGTCCAGACCCGCAAGGTGACCCGCTTCCCGATCGTGCTCTTCGGCACGCAGTACTGGGGCGGACTGGTCGACTGGCTGCGCAACACCGTGGTGGCCCAGGGCAAGGCGTCCGAGCGTGATCTGCTGCTCTTCCATGTCACGGACTCGGTGGAGGAGGCGGTGGCACTGGTCACCAAGGAAACGGCCAGGTAG
- the dapE gene encoding succinyl-diaminopimelate desuccinylase, which produces MPDTVLDLTLDGPALTAALVDLRSVSGEEKPLADAIEQALRALPHLTVDRHGNNVLARTGLGRSERVVLAGHIDTVPVAGNLPSRLDENGILWGCGTSDMKSGVAVQLRIAATVPEPNRDLTFVFYDNEEVAAHLNGLGHVAEAHPDWLEGDFAVLLEPSDAQVEGGCQGTLRVHLRLTGERAHSARSWMGSNAVHAAGPVLARLAAYEPRRPVIDGLEYREGLNAVGIEGGVATNVIPDACTVVVNYRYAPDRSMAEAEAHVREVFADCGVSEIVVDDHTGGALPGLSHPAAAAFMAAVGGSAQPKFGWTDVSRFSALGVPAVNYGPGDALFAHKADEHVAVDKITHCEQRLREWLTA; this is translated from the coding sequence ATGCCTGACACCGTGCTTGACCTCACTCTTGACGGCCCGGCGCTGACCGCCGCGCTGGTCGATCTCCGCTCGGTCAGCGGGGAGGAGAAGCCCCTCGCCGATGCCATCGAGCAGGCCTTGCGTGCCCTGCCGCACCTCACCGTCGACCGCCACGGCAACAACGTCCTGGCCCGCACAGGCCTGGGGCGCAGCGAGCGGGTCGTCCTGGCCGGGCACATCGACACGGTCCCGGTCGCCGGCAATCTGCCCTCGCGACTGGACGAGAACGGCATCCTGTGGGGCTGCGGCACCAGCGACATGAAGTCGGGCGTCGCCGTCCAGCTGCGTATCGCGGCCACCGTCCCCGAACCCAACCGCGACCTCACCTTCGTCTTCTACGACAACGAGGAAGTCGCCGCACACCTCAATGGGCTCGGGCATGTGGCCGAGGCCCACCCCGACTGGCTGGAGGGAGACTTCGCCGTCCTGCTCGAACCGTCCGACGCCCAGGTCGAGGGCGGCTGCCAGGGCACATTGCGTGTCCATCTCCGCCTGACGGGGGAGCGGGCACACTCCGCCCGCAGCTGGATGGGCTCCAACGCCGTTCACGCCGCCGGTCCGGTCCTGGCCCGCCTCGCCGCGTACGAGCCGCGGCGCCCGGTGATCGACGGGCTCGAGTACCGCGAGGGCCTCAATGCCGTCGGCATCGAGGGCGGTGTGGCCACCAATGTCATCCCCGACGCCTGCACCGTGGTGGTCAACTACCGCTATGCGCCCGACCGCAGCATGGCCGAGGCCGAGGCCCATGTCCGTGAGGTGTTCGCGGACTGCGGCGTGAGCGAGATCGTGGTGGACGACCACACCGGCGGGGCGCTGCCCGGCCTCTCGCACCCGGCCGCGGCCGCGTTCATGGCCGCCGTCGGCGGCAGCGCACAGCCCAAGTTCGGCTGGACGGACGTCTCACGCTTCAGCGCGCTGGGCGTGCCCGCGGTCAATTACGGGCCCGGTGACGCGCTCTTCGCCCACAAGGCGGACGAGCATGTTGCCGTTGACAAGATCACGCACTGCGAGCAACGCCTCCGCGAGTGGCTCACAGCTTGA
- a CDS encoding ATP-binding protein has product MSLPLTRRIARAALLIAAGAAPVVGAAGSAGAAELPQTALGGLTALDTDNVDTTVDGVSKESTKVAGQVGGKTAKKAAPVAAKTVGKAAKTAAPVAKKAVGDASAQAAGLVGGAAKGGLPAGAVPGGALPTGSLGGMPLGG; this is encoded by the coding sequence ATGTCCCTCCCCCTGACCCGTCGGATCGCCCGCGCCGCGCTGCTCATCGCGGCTGGAGCAGCTCCCGTGGTCGGTGCGGCCGGCTCCGCAGGCGCCGCTGAGCTGCCGCAGACAGCGCTCGGCGGCCTGACCGCCCTCGACACGGACAACGTCGACACCACGGTCGACGGCGTCTCCAAGGAGTCCACCAAGGTGGCCGGCCAGGTCGGCGGCAAGACGGCCAAGAAGGCCGCCCCCGTGGCGGCCAAGACCGTCGGCAAGGCGGCAAAAACGGCCGCCCCGGTCGCCAAGAAGGCTGTCGGCGACGCCTCGGCGCAGGCCGCCGGTCTGGTCGGCGGCGCCGCCAAGGGCGGCCTGCCGGCCGGCGCCGTTCCCGGTGGCGCTCTGCCCACCGGCTCACTCGGCGGCATGCCCCTCGGCGGCTGA